The following nucleotide sequence is from Chryseobacterium sp. CY350.
TATTCCTGTAGATGCAGTTTTAATTAATGGTGAAGGAAATATCGACAACAGTTTTATTACCGGAGAAAGCGAAAGCATCAGCAAGCAACCTGGAGACAAAATTTTTGCAGGAGGAAAACAGATCGGTTCATCCCTTGAACTCGAAGTAATAAAAAATGTAGATCAAAGTTATCTTACCCAACTTTGGAATAAAGAAGCGTTTAAAAAACATGAAACCGGATTAGACACGTTAATCAATAATATCAGTAAATACTTCACATTCATTATTTTAGGAATTGCTTTGATCTCTGGAATTTACTGGTCGTTCATTGATTTAGAAAAAATGTTTCAGGTGATTTCTGCAATTTTGATCATTGCATGTCCGTGTGCACTGGCACTTTCGTCTCCGTTTACTTTCGGTCATATTATGAGGATTTTAGGCAGGAATAAATTTTATGTAAAAGATACGTTGACGATTGAAAAAATTTCAAAAATCAACGCAATCGTTTTCGACAAGACCGGAACGATTACCCAAAGAAAAAAAACAAACATCAAATTTGAAGGCTCAGAAATACCCGAATTTGATTTAATAAATATCAAAACTTTACTTAAAAATTCGAATCATCCTCTTTCAAAATCATTGTATGAATTTTTAGAAATCGATGATGAATATTTTCCAGTAGAAAACTTCGTGGAAATTTCAGGAAAGGGTTATGAAGCAACCGTAAGAGGAAATATCTACAAAATCGGATCTGCAAAATATAATGATCAGCAGTCTAAAAATCTTGAAACTGCAGTTTACATCAGCAAGAACAATGAATTTTTGGGAAAATTTATTTTTAAAAATGAATACCGCGAGAACTTAAAAAATCTTTTTGCCAAACTAAATTTCTACAAAATATTTATTTTAAGCGGAGACAATTCTTCAGAGGAAAATCAGCTGAAAACGATTATTCCAAATGTGAGCTCGATGGCATTCAACCAAAGCCCTGAAGACAAACTGAATTACATTCAAAACTTACAAAACGACGGCATGAAAGTAGCCATGCTCGGTGACGGACTGAACGATGCAGGAGCTTTGAAGCAAAGTAATGTCGGGATTGCGATTTCTGATGACACCAACAGCTTTACGCCATCTTCAGACGTTATTATGAACGGCGAGAAAGTGTCGCAACTTGACCATTATCTGAACGTCTGTAAAGGATCAATAACGATTGTAAAATTAACATTCGTAATCAGTTTTCTTTACAATATCGTTGGATTAAGTTTTGCTGTTACCGGACATATGTCTCCATTATTTGCAGCGATCTTAATGCCGCTGAGTTCAATCACGGTGATCTCATTTACCACACTTTCGACCTGGCTCCTTGGTCGGAAATATTTTAAAAAAGCCGCTTAAACACCCTTATTTAGACTGGTTTTAAATTAGCAAGAACGGCTATTTCGTGATTAATGTCATTATTTTTCACTAATTTTGAACCCCGAAAATAGGTTAATTTTGTTGTCTAATGGATATTCTATATTTAATGATCTTATGCAGTGCTTCTTTAGCTGCAGTTTTCCTGATCGTTTTTATAGTAAATGCGAGAAAAGGGCAGTTTGAAGATGATGAATCTCCTGCTGTTCGGATACTTTTTGAAGACGAGGTAAAACCCGAGAAAAAGGAAATTTCTGGCAACAAAAACGATAAAGAGGAAAAAGGAGAAAATAATAAAATTGAAGAAAAAAGTGAATAGTTAATATGGAGACACAAAAGTTTAGTTATGACAACAGTATTGTTCGGGCATTCCTATATGCGACCATAGTTTTTGGAATTATAGGATTTTTGTTCGGTCTTACTGCGGCATTAATGCTTTTCTACCCTGAACTACCTGAATTTTTATTCGGGACGGATGATACGACGATCAAAAGTCTGTCATCTGGAGATATTCAAGGTTTGATCAACACCCATGGCGCGTTCGGATTCGGAAGAATCAGGATGTTGCATACCAATACGGTAATTTGGGCATTTGTATGTAATATCGTTTATACCGGTATTTATTACTCATTACAAAGATTATTAAAATCAAGAATGTACAGCGATACATTATCTTGGTTACATTTCTGGACTTGGCAGTTTATGATCATTGCTACGTTTATCACATTCTTTATGGGAATCAATACTTCCAAAGAATATGCTGAACACGAGTGGCCAATCGATATCTTAATTGCGTTCTCCTGGATTATATTTGGTGCAAACATGTTCCTTACGATCGCAAAAAGAAGAGTAAGACACTTGTATGTGGCAATTTGGTTCTACATCGGTACCTGGATTGCGGTGGCAATGCTGCACATCTTCAACAATCTTGAAGTTCCTTTATCATTTACAGGATTTAAATCTTATTCAGTTTATGCAGGGGTAAAAG
It contains:
- a CDS encoding heavy metal translocating P-type ATPase, coding for MSENCFHCGQDIEKERISFDEKIFCCNGCKSVYEILNINNLSNFYELNKRAGIRPSDENSSQFDYLDTPEIFEKITDFSEGNTSLVTFKIPVIHCSSCIWLLESLHTLHKDIKYSQVNFTRKTLQISFNHNDLKLSELAKFLTNLGYKPAISLETAEKNEDHLDKSLLIKLAIAGFAFGNGMFLAFPEYIGGEDYWMDQYKGLFRFLMFLLAIPVVFYSASDYYKSAWYGLKNKIVNIDVPIVLGIFVLFGRSVYEVATDYGPGYFDTLCGLLFFMLLGKMFQKRTYSSLSYDRDYKSFYPIAVTKVDFGGKQENILLSEIKIGDRILVRNQEIIPVDAVLINGEGNIDNSFITGESESISKQPGDKIFAGGKQIGSSLELEVIKNVDQSYLTQLWNKEAFKKHETGLDTLINNISKYFTFIILGIALISGIYWSFIDLEKMFQVISAILIIACPCALALSSPFTFGHIMRILGRNKFYVKDTLTIEKISKINAIVFDKTGTITQRKKTNIKFEGSEIPEFDLINIKTLLKNSNHPLSKSLYEFLEIDDEYFPVENFVEISGKGYEATVRGNIYKIGSAKYNDQQSKNLETAVYISKNNEFLGKFIFKNEYRENLKNLFAKLNFYKIFILSGDNSSEENQLKTIIPNVSSMAFNQSPEDKLNYIQNLQNDGMKVAMLGDGLNDAGALKQSNVGIAISDDTNSFTPSSDVIMNGEKVSQLDHYLNVCKGSITIVKLTFVISFLYNIVGLSFAVTGHMSPLFAAILMPLSSITVISFTTLSTWLLGRKYFKKAA
- the ccoS gene encoding cbb3-type cytochrome oxidase assembly protein CcoS, whose protein sequence is MDILYLMILCSASLAAVFLIVFIVNARKGQFEDDESPAVRILFEDEVKPEKKEISGNKNDKEEKGENNKIEEKSE